In Miscanthus floridulus cultivar M001 chromosome 5, ASM1932011v1, whole genome shotgun sequence, one genomic interval encodes:
- the LOC136453248 gene encoding trans-resveratrol di-O-methyltransferase-like has product MDTSRDRGLTTGDELMQAQAELWNHVFAYTRSMALRCAVELGIPDAVSRLGGAASVPELVAALSLPLPRAPYLRRLMRLLAHAGFFVFDADAASYGLTPLSRLLVSTATPGGGGGGQGLSPFALAMLHPVIVSPSMSLASWFRAADAVNAAARVPFESAHGRDLWAVAKDDREFGAAFHDAMACDGRFVMDVLVRDHSDVFRGLASLVDVGGGSGGAARAIASAFPHIRCSVLELPHVVAAVPTGELGGVEFVAGDMFEHVPKADAVLLKWILHGWDDENCVRLLRRCREAIPSREDGGRVIVMDLVVGSSPADEKATETQLLWDVMMMGVVGSPERDEREWRKILQDAGFSGHKIVALLGIRSVIEVYP; this is encoded by the exons ATGGACACCAGCCGCGACAGGGGCCTcaccaccggcgacgagctcatGCAGGCGCAGGCCGAGCTCTGGAACCACGTCTTTGCGTACACCAGATCCATGGCCCTCCGATGCGCCGTCGAGCTGGGCATCCCCGACGCCGTCAGCCGCCTCGGTGGCGCCGCATCGGTCCCGGAGCTTGTCGCGGCGCTCTCCCTGCCGCTGCCCAGGGCGCCGTATCTGCGCCGCCTCATGCGGCTGCTTGCGCACGCCGGGTTCTTtgtcttcgacgccgacgccgccaGCTATGGGCTGACCCCGCTCTCGCGCCTCCTCGTCTCCACGGCCACGccaggcggcggtggcggtgggcaGGGCCTCTCGCCGTTCGCGCTGGCCATGCTGCACCCCGTCATCGTGTCGCCGTCCATGTCCCTGGCGTCCTGGTTCCGCGCCGCGGACGCCGTCAACGCCGCGGCGCGCGTCCCGTTCGAGTCCGCGCACGGGCGCGACCTCTGGGCGGTGGCGAAGGACGACCGGGAGTTCGGAGCGGCGTTCCACGACGCCATGGCGTGCGACGGCCGGTTCGTGATGGACGTGCTCGTGCGCGACCACAGCGACGTGTTCCGGGGCCTCGCTTCGCTGGTCGACGTGGGCGGCGGGTCAGGCGGCGCCGCCAGGGCCATCGCCAGCGCGTTCCCGCACATCAGGTGCAGCGTCCTGGAGCTGCCGCACGTGGTTGCCGCCGTCCCGACAGGCGAACTCGGCGGCGTGGAGTTCGTCGCCGGGGACATGTTCGAGCATGTCCCCAAGGCCGACGCCGTCCTCCTCAAA TGGATCCTGCATGGATGGGACGACGAGAACTGCGTGCGTTTACTGCGGCGGTGCAGGGAGGCGATCCCTTCGAGGGAGGACGGCGGCAGGGTGATCGTGATGGACCTGGTTGTTGGATCGAGCCCAGCTGACGAGAAGGCCACCGAGACGCAGCTGCTGTGGGACGTGATGATGATGGGGGTGGTCGGGAGCCCCGAGCGGGACGAACGTGAGTGGCGCAAGATCTTGCAGGACGCAGGCTTCAGCGGCCACAAAATCGTTGCCCTCCTCGGGATCCGGTCTGTGATCGAGGTCTACCCTTGA
- the LOC136450582 gene encoding auxin response factor 3-like isoform X2: MGIDLNMVDGEGQERRPPPAVSRELWHACAGPVVALPRRGSLVVYLPQGHLAAAGGGDVAADLPPHVVCRVADVELCADAATDEVYARLALVAEGEAFGRNLHGGGVEGDDDMEDLDSERKSRMLHMFCKTLTASDTSTHGGFSVPRRAAEDCFPPLDYNQLRPSQELVAKDLHGAKWKFRHIYRGQPRRHLLTTGWSSFVNKKKLVSGDAVLFLRGDDGELRLGVRRAIQLKNEALFEDFSSDSTKRHTLSAVADSLKHRSVFHISYNPRATASEYIIPYHKFLKSLNHPVCIGARINFQCHNEDVSERRSGMVVRISEIDPMKWPGSKWRSLLVRWEDGAECNGQDRVSPWEIEIAGGSISVAHSLSASSSKRTKLCAQGNLDVPAMWNGCTDSVETGKLPRVLQGQELMGFRTRHVPFAPQTAEAAKLQSSDASRLLGNARGCALSGPTSRLAVHNSGFTYQSVGFNESIGFSEVLQGQEISRAVPMFQGMMSEACSLKGGYGLLSYMHTPVAVNGLSATAQECCLTLSTPPGAQVPSLNPDNIFNRTVVPQLGLASKFGGGTNGQQSGPFDRTREIWTRPQHETPDQMNLDQFQTRRASAPGDAAKLGSGGGEVRKTSCRLFGFSLTEKILPADDDGVKEVGYEPECQNPRMLDLFGYNCSTPSAALPALCAAPIGM, from the exons ATGGGAATCGATCTCAACATGGTGGACGGCGAGGGCCAGGAGCGCCGCCCGCCGCCGGCGGTGAGCCGGGAGCTGTGGCACGCGTGCGCGGGGCCCGTGGTCGCGCTGCCGCGGCGGGGCAGCCTGGTCGTGTACCTGCCGCAGGGCCACCTAgccgcggcgggcggcggcgacgTCGCTGCGGACCTGCCGCCGCACGTGGTGTGCCGCGTCGCGGATGTCGAGCTATGC GCGGATGCGGCGACGGACGAGGTGTACGCGCGGCTGGCGCTGGTTGCGGAGGGCGAG GCATTTGGGAGAAATCTGCATGGTGGTGGAGTTGAAGGGGACGATGACATGGAGGATTTGGATTCTGAAAGGAAGTCCCGGATGCTGCACATGTTCTGCAAAACCCTTACAGCCTCTGACACAAGCACGCATGGAGGGTTCTCTGTTCCTCGCCGTGCTGCTGAGGACTGTTTCCCGCCTCTG GATTATAATCAGCTCAGGCCTTCTCAAGAGCTGGTTGCCAAGGATTTGCATGGAGCCAAGTGGAAGTTTCGTCATATATATAGGG GTCAGCCTCGTAGGCATCTCTTGACTACTGGATGGAGTTCATTTGTCAATAAAAAGAAACTGGTTTCAGGGGATGCTGTGTTATTTCTCCG AGGTGATGATGGTGAACTAAGGTTGGGTGTACGGAGGGCCATTCAGCTTAAAAATGAGGCCCTTTTTGAAGATTTCAGTAGTGACAGTACAAAGCGGCATACATTGTCGGCTGTAGCTGATTCCTTGAAGCACAGAAGTGTTTTTCACATTTCTTACAATCCAAG AGCTACTGCTTCAGAATATATTATTCCATACCATAAGTTCCTGAAGAGCCTCAATCATCCAGTCTGTATTGGAGCAAGGATCAACTTTCAGTGCCATAATGAAGATGTTAGTGAAAG GCGATCTGGAATGGTTGTTCGCATTAGTGAAATAGATCCCATGAAATGGCCTGGCTCGAAGTGGAGAAGCCTGCTG GTAAGATGGGAGGATGGTGCTGAATGTAACGGCCAAGATAGAGTATCTCCATGGGAGATCGAGATAGCTGGTGGTTCTATCTCTGTTGCTCATTCTCTGTCCGCATCTAGTTCTAAAAGAACCAAGTTGTGTGCTCAGGGAAATTTGGACGTTCCAGCAATGT GGAATGGTTGTACTGACTCCGTGGAAACTGGAAAGTTACCCAGGGTCTTGCAAGGTCAAGAATTGATGGGTTTTAGGACTCGTCATGTTCCGTTTGCTCCTCAAACTGCTGAGGCTGCAAAACTTCAATCTTCTGATGCTAGTAGGCTCCTTGGTAATGCACGTGGCTGCGCATTGAGTGGTCCAACAAGCAGACTCGCAGTGCATAACTCTGGTTTTACCTACCAATCTGTAGGCTTCAATGAATCTATTGGATTCTCAGAGGTCTTGCAAGGTCAAGAAATTTCTCGGGCAGTTCCTATGTTCCAAGGAATGATGTCTGAGGCTTGTTCACTGAAAGGCGGATATGGGCTGCTTAGTTATATGCATACCCCAGTTGCTGTTAATGGATTATCAGCCACAGCTCAAGAATGTTGTCTCACACTATCTACTCCGCCAGGAGCACAAGTGCCCTCTCTCAACCCTGATAATATTTTTAACCGAACTGTGGTTCCACAGCTTGGACTGGCAAGCAAGTTTGGTGGAGGTACAAATGGCCAGCAGTCTGGCCCATTTGATAGGACGAGGGAAATTTGGACCAGGCCACAGCATGAAACACCTGATCAAATGAACTTGGATCAGTTTCAGACTAGAAGAGCTTCAGCACCTGGAGATGCTGCTAAGCTTGGGTCTGGTGGAGGGGAGGTTCGCAAAACTAGCTGCAGACTTTTTGGTTTCTCCTTGACTGAGAAGATCTTGCCAGCAGATGATGATGGCGTCAAGGAAGTGGGCTATGAGCCTGAGTGCCAGAACCCACGGATGCTGGACCTGTTTGGGTACAACTGCTCAACTCCGAGTGCTGCTCTGCCAGCTCTGTGTGCTGCCCCCATTGGAATGTGA
- the LOC136450582 gene encoding auxin response factor 3-like isoform X1, whose amino-acid sequence MGIDLNMVDGEGQERRPPPAVSRELWHACAGPVVALPRRGSLVVYLPQGHLAAAGGGDVAADLPPHVVCRVADVELCADAATDEVYARLALVAEGEAFGRNLHGGGVEGDDDMEDLDSERKSRMLHMFCKTLTASDTSTHGGFSVPRRAAEDCFPPLDYNQLRPSQELVAKDLHGAKWKFRHIYRGQPRRHLLTTGWSSFVNKKKLVSGDAVLFLRGDDGELRLGVRRAIQLKNEALFEDFSSDSTKRHTLSAVADSLKHRSVFHISYNPRATASEYIIPYHKFLKSLNHPVCIGARINFQCHNEDVSERRSGMVVRISEIDPMKWPGSKWRSLLVRWEDGAECNGQDRVSPWEIEIAGGSISVAHSLSASSSKRTKLCAQGNLDVPAMYVTGNGCTDSVETGKLPRVLQGQELMGFRTRHVPFAPQTAEAAKLQSSDASRLLGNARGCALSGPTSRLAVHNSGFTYQSVGFNESIGFSEVLQGQEISRAVPMFQGMMSEACSLKGGYGLLSYMHTPVAVNGLSATAQECCLTLSTPPGAQVPSLNPDNIFNRTVVPQLGLASKFGGGTNGQQSGPFDRTREIWTRPQHETPDQMNLDQFQTRRASAPGDAAKLGSGGGEVRKTSCRLFGFSLTEKILPADDDGVKEVGYEPECQNPRMLDLFGYNCSTPSAALPALCAAPIGM is encoded by the exons ATGGGAATCGATCTCAACATGGTGGACGGCGAGGGCCAGGAGCGCCGCCCGCCGCCGGCGGTGAGCCGGGAGCTGTGGCACGCGTGCGCGGGGCCCGTGGTCGCGCTGCCGCGGCGGGGCAGCCTGGTCGTGTACCTGCCGCAGGGCCACCTAgccgcggcgggcggcggcgacgTCGCTGCGGACCTGCCGCCGCACGTGGTGTGCCGCGTCGCGGATGTCGAGCTATGC GCGGATGCGGCGACGGACGAGGTGTACGCGCGGCTGGCGCTGGTTGCGGAGGGCGAG GCATTTGGGAGAAATCTGCATGGTGGTGGAGTTGAAGGGGACGATGACATGGAGGATTTGGATTCTGAAAGGAAGTCCCGGATGCTGCACATGTTCTGCAAAACCCTTACAGCCTCTGACACAAGCACGCATGGAGGGTTCTCTGTTCCTCGCCGTGCTGCTGAGGACTGTTTCCCGCCTCTG GATTATAATCAGCTCAGGCCTTCTCAAGAGCTGGTTGCCAAGGATTTGCATGGAGCCAAGTGGAAGTTTCGTCATATATATAGGG GTCAGCCTCGTAGGCATCTCTTGACTACTGGATGGAGTTCATTTGTCAATAAAAAGAAACTGGTTTCAGGGGATGCTGTGTTATTTCTCCG AGGTGATGATGGTGAACTAAGGTTGGGTGTACGGAGGGCCATTCAGCTTAAAAATGAGGCCCTTTTTGAAGATTTCAGTAGTGACAGTACAAAGCGGCATACATTGTCGGCTGTAGCTGATTCCTTGAAGCACAGAAGTGTTTTTCACATTTCTTACAATCCAAG AGCTACTGCTTCAGAATATATTATTCCATACCATAAGTTCCTGAAGAGCCTCAATCATCCAGTCTGTATTGGAGCAAGGATCAACTTTCAGTGCCATAATGAAGATGTTAGTGAAAG GCGATCTGGAATGGTTGTTCGCATTAGTGAAATAGATCCCATGAAATGGCCTGGCTCGAAGTGGAGAAGCCTGCTG GTAAGATGGGAGGATGGTGCTGAATGTAACGGCCAAGATAGAGTATCTCCATGGGAGATCGAGATAGCTGGTGGTTCTATCTCTGTTGCTCATTCTCTGTCCGCATCTAGTTCTAAAAGAACCAAGTTGTGTGCTCAGGGAAATTTGGACGTTCCAGCAATGT ATGTTACAGGGAATGGTTGTACTGACTCCGTGGAAACTGGAAAGTTACCCAGGGTCTTGCAAGGTCAAGAATTGATGGGTTTTAGGACTCGTCATGTTCCGTTTGCTCCTCAAACTGCTGAGGCTGCAAAACTTCAATCTTCTGATGCTAGTAGGCTCCTTGGTAATGCACGTGGCTGCGCATTGAGTGGTCCAACAAGCAGACTCGCAGTGCATAACTCTGGTTTTACCTACCAATCTGTAGGCTTCAATGAATCTATTGGATTCTCAGAGGTCTTGCAAGGTCAAGAAATTTCTCGGGCAGTTCCTATGTTCCAAGGAATGATGTCTGAGGCTTGTTCACTGAAAGGCGGATATGGGCTGCTTAGTTATATGCATACCCCAGTTGCTGTTAATGGATTATCAGCCACAGCTCAAGAATGTTGTCTCACACTATCTACTCCGCCAGGAGCACAAGTGCCCTCTCTCAACCCTGATAATATTTTTAACCGAACTGTGGTTCCACAGCTTGGACTGGCAAGCAAGTTTGGTGGAGGTACAAATGGCCAGCAGTCTGGCCCATTTGATAGGACGAGGGAAATTTGGACCAGGCCACAGCATGAAACACCTGATCAAATGAACTTGGATCAGTTTCAGACTAGAAGAGCTTCAGCACCTGGAGATGCTGCTAAGCTTGGGTCTGGTGGAGGGGAGGTTCGCAAAACTAGCTGCAGACTTTTTGGTTTCTCCTTGACTGAGAAGATCTTGCCAGCAGATGATGATGGCGTCAAGGAAGTGGGCTATGAGCCTGAGTGCCAGAACCCACGGATGCTGGACCTGTTTGGGTACAACTGCTCAACTCCGAGTGCTGCTCTGCCAGCTCTGTGTGCTGCCCCCATTGGAATGTGA